One Canis lupus baileyi chromosome 1, mCanLup2.hap1, whole genome shotgun sequence genomic window, TGCTGTGAATTGGAAGAATGCCAGCACCCTTGCCTAGAGCTGGAGCCCTTTGAATGTGGCTGTGATGAGATCCTGGTGTACCAGCAGGAGAACCCTCTGGTGACCTGTGATCAAGTGGTTCTTCTTGTCAAGGAAGTCATCAATAGGAGGTGTCCAGAGATGGTCTCCAACAGCCGGACGTCCTCAACAGAAGCCGTGGCAGGCAGTGCCCCGCTGTCTCAGGGATCTTCTGGGATTATGGAGTTGTATGGTTCTGACGTAGAGCCACAGCCCAGCTCTGTGAATTTCATAGAAAACCCTCCAGATCTGAGCGATTCTAACCAGGCTCAGGTGGATATGAACGTAGACCTTGTCAGCCCAGATAGCGGGTTGGCCACTATTAGGAGCAGCCGTTCATCCAAGGAGAGTTCAGTTTTCCTCAGTGATGACAGTCCAGTAGGAGAAGGTGCAGGGCCTCACCACAGCCTCCTCCCGGGGTTTGACTCCTATAGTCCCATCCCTGAAGGAGCAGTAGCAGAAGAACATGCCCGGTCAGGAGAACACAGTGAATCCTTTGACCTCTTCAACTTTGATCAAGCCCCCATGGTTTCTGGGCAATCTCAACCATCTTCCCATTCTGCAGACTACTCACCTGCAGATGACTTCTTCCCCAATAGTGATTCATCAGAAGGACAACCCCCTACGAGGCCTAAAGAAATCAATGGGATAGGGATGGACTTGTCTAATTACTCACCCAGTTCGCTTTTGTCAGGAGCTGGCAAAGATAACCTTGTGGAATTTGATGAAGAGTTTGGTCAGAGACAAGAAAGTCCCCAGAATCACTCTGAAAGAAATTTGAGCCTGACAGGTTTTGTGGGAGAGAAATCTCCTTCACCAGAGAGgctaaaaaatattggaaaaaggGTCCCACCAACACCTATGAATAGCTTTGTAGAAAGCTCACCATCTACCGAAGAACCAGCTCTACTCTATCCAGAAAATGTGACCCCCAAAGCAGTAGATGCAGGTCACATAGGGCCACCTCAGACCCGTGCAAGGTGCAGCAGCTGGTGGGGTGGTTTGGAAATTGACTCTAAAAATATTGTAGATGCATGGAGTTCCAGCGAACAGGAGTCTGTCTTCCAGAGCCCCGAGTCATGGAAAGATCATAAGCCAAGCCCAGTTGATCGGAGAGCCTCCGATTCTATATTTCAACCAAAGAGTCTTGAATTCCCAAAGTCAAGTCCTTGGGAGTCTGAATTTGGTCAGCCAGGGCTTGACAGCAATAATATTCAAGACCAAAATGAGGACAATTTGCAGTTTCAGAATGTGCCCACAGAGAAATCAAATTTGCCAAATTCTCCTCAGGGAACGAATCACCTGATAGAAGACTTTGCTGCCTTGTGGCATTCTGATCGTTCTCCCACAGCGATGCCAGAACCATGGGGAAACCCCACAGAAGACGGTACTCCAGCTTCTACGGTGTCATTCCCAGCCTGGAGTGCATTTGGTAAAGAAGATAGCACCAAAGCTTTGACAAATACCTGGAATCTGCACCCAACGAGTGGTGAGACACCTTCTGTGAGGGACCCAAGTGAGTGGGCCATGGCAAAAagtgggttttcttttccttcagaagACAATTCACCCAGTGAGGGAAATAATGAAGTAGCTCCAGAAATCTGGGGCAGGAAGAACCACGACCCCAGGGATAGCATCCTTATATCTGGCAACCCCACCTCTGATCTGGATCATGCGTGGAATAGTTCTAAGCCATCACAGGAAGATCAGAATGGTTTAGTGGATCCAAACATTAGGGGCAAGGTGTATGAAAAGGTCGATTCCTGGAACCTTTTTGAGGAGGGTATCAAGAAAGGAGGGTCAGACGTCCTGGCACCTTGGGAAGATTCCTTCTTATATAAATGTTCCGATTACAGTGCATCCAACATGGGGGAAGATTCGGTGCCTTCCCCCTTAGATACCAACTACTCCACGTCTGACTCTTACACTTCGCCAACATTTGCTGGAGacgaaaaagaaacagaaaacaagccaTTTGCTGAAGAGGGAGGCTTGGAGTCAAAAGATGCTAACTCTGCCACAGGGGAGACTGAGATGCCTCCTCAGTCACCGCAGCAGCCAGCTAGAAATCGAATTGGCTCAGATCCTGGGAACCTAGAAATGTGGGGTTCCCCTGATACAGAAAATAATCCTCAAATAAATGTCACTCATAACTTGGATAAAGATTTACTCGAGACAGAGCCCACAGATGATAAGAATATCTCCCTGGAGGATGACATCGGGGAAAGCAGCCTGTCCAGTTACGACGACCCCAGCATGATGCAGCTGTACAACGAAACCAACCGGCAGCTCACGCTTCTGCACAGCAGCACCAACTCTCGCCAGGCGGTCCCTGACAGTCTCGACCTGTGGAACAGGGTGATTCTGGAGGACACGCAGTCCACTGCGACCATCTCCGATGTGGACAATGATTTGGACTGGGATGACTGCAGTGCAGGTGTGGCGATCTCCAGCGAAGGTCAAGCACAAGGATACATGGCTCAAGGTACCGAACCCGAAACCCGATTTTCAGTGAGACAGCTGGAACCATGGGGTGTGGAGTATCAGGAAGCAAGTCAGGCAGATTGGGAACTCCCTGCCTCTTCTGAGCATATCAAGGACCCTCCTGCCAACGAGTATCACACCCTGAATGAAAAAAGTGGGCAGCTAATTGCGAATAATATTTGGGATTCCGTCATGAGGGATAATGACATGTCTTCGTTAATGTTATCAGGCCAATCATATGTTACAGATTCTGAACAACACACGTCACTTCCTGAAACTCCCAGCTCATCGGAAAAAATTAAGGACAGTTATATCCCAGAGGTGCTAGAAGCCTCTGAAGCCAATGAGTCAGGAGCACTTGATCCTGATAAGcaggagatgggcagaggaaCCCCACCAAATGATGCAGTGTCCTTGGCAACCAACCTCGAGAATCCAGGGCATTTTGCACCCTCAGATCCATGGAAAGGTCCTAGCTACGGACAGAGTGAAAGTGAGGGAAAAGCTCATGGAGCTGCTGCTAGGGAGTGTCTCAGTGAGGAGATGCTAGATAGAGCCTCGGGGATTCCTGAAAAAGGGCAAAGTGACCAGGAATGCTCTTCCCCAATTTCATCTCAACATCAAGACATCTGCGATGAATCAGGCAAAATCATCTCTCTTTCAGACACTTCCAGTCCTCAGACTGAGAAACCGCAGGAGGTTTCAGAGCATAAGAAAGGGTCTTACAATCCAGATCCCTGTGATGTGCACACAGAGGTGTCCACAAACAACCCACAGGCCAAAGAGATCTGCGAAAAGCACCTCATGTATCACGGCAATTCAGGTGAAACCACTGAAATTTCAGATAGCTTCAATTTAACCAGAAATTTATCTTTACCTGAAATGGATCTTGAGAAAACTGAAGAATGTAATATTCTGGAGCCAGGGAGCTTGAACCAAGAGCCACCCCATGAGTGTCCCCAAAGCCTTGACATTTGGGATGGCTCTATAGACAGTGACTTGCAGGTCAATTTGCCAAGTTCTGAGATACCTAAGAATCTTGAAGTTAAGAGTACTGAAAACAGCGCTCCAGGAGCTAATCTATCAGGAAATTATCACAGAGATAGTATTTCCAGTGAGTATTCACATTCGAGTGCATCGAGTCCTGGCCTAAATGATTCTTCATCTGCATTGCCTTCCTGGGACCAGGGACCCAATGTGGGGCACCAGAAACAGAATCAGGATGATTGGAGCAAACAGAATCACCAAGAATCTGCACTAATTACTACTGACAGCCAAGTGGGAGTAATGACTGAAatgaaggatgtggagaaaaacagAATAGACAGGTTGGAAAAGAATTTAGATCACAAGCTTCCTAAATTTTTAGAGATTTGGAATGACTCAGTAGATGGTGATTCCTTTTCCTCGTTATCCAGCCCTGAAACAGGCAAATGTTCTGAATATTCAGATGCATATCAAGAAAGAAATCTAGTGGTTAGTCAGCAGGAGAAAAACGAGCAAGACATTTCTAAAACTCTGCAGCCAGAGGATGCCAGGTTCATGTCAACAAGCTCAGGTTCTGATGATGAGAGCATAGACGATGAAGAGTCAGTGGACAAGGAGGTCCATTTGGGCACATGCCAAGCTGTTCAGAGTGAAACCAGGGCTTGGGATTCACTGAATGAACCTAGTAAGTTCCTGGCCACAGCTGATCCCAACTCTGATGAATTTTCTACCTATGGAGGTGGTTCAGAACCAACAGAGAATAAATCCACCCCGCTCTGTGAGAATCAACAAAGCAGCCCTGATCACTGGAATTTCTCACCACTAAAGGAGACTGAACTCCAGATTACAGAAGTGGATAAGGAGACGAGATCTCCAGAAACAGGGAAGACAGGAGATATCCTGTGGCAGATCTCTCCCCTAAGTGAATCAAAGAATGAGAATCCTTCTAAATTGGAAATGCTTGGCTTCTCAGCCGAGAGCACTGAGTGGTGGAATGCCTCTCTACAAGGAGGGCGACCTATTCAGAGTGCATTTGAGAGGGAATTACCTAGCTCAGGTAGTGTGTTAGAGATGAGTTCTTCAGTATACCAAACCATGAGTCCCTGGGGAGTACCCATTCAGGGTGATAGTGAACCCGTGGAATCACAAGGTACCAGTCCTTTCACTGAGGAACATCAATCACCCTTTCTGGATGGCAATGACAAGAACTCCCATGAGCAACTTTGGAACATTCAACCAAGGCAGCCAGACCCAGAAGCTGATCAGCTTAGCCAGCTTGTAATATTGGACCACGTTAAAGAAAAGGATTCTGGAGAGGAAACCTTCGTGTCCTCTGCTGGTCAAGAACTGACTTCTGAAACACCAACCCAGGAGCAGCAGTGTCAGAACACTGTGATGTCTATCTGGGATCAGTCAGGCCCAACATTTACTCACACAGATGAAAATGGTTGTGTTATAGCTAATGTTTCGACTGTTGAGTGTCAAGAAACAAAGtggtggaaagaaggaaaatcataTCCCGGTGAAATAATGAATTCAAGCGTTGCCTCAGAAGATTTCCCCACTGTCAATTCTCCGACTCAGTTGATAAAGAAGTCAGACTCCGAATGGGATGTCTCTACCCCTAGTGAGGGCCCCCAAGGCACATTTGTTCCAGATATTTTACATGGCAACTTCCAAGAGGGTGGGCAACTGGCCTCAGCTTCGCCTGATTTGTGGATGGATGCTAAGCAGCCCTTCAGTGTGAAAGCAGATGGTGAGAATCCAGATATACTGACTCACTGTGACCATGACAGCTATTCTCAGGCTTCCAACAGCCCTGATATATGTCACGATTATGAAGCCAAGCAAGAGACTGAGCAGCACATCAGGGCTCGAGTAGGACCTAAAGGGGAAGCCAGTGAGTTATATGTCACTGAGCCAGAGATGGATGAAGAACCCAATCAGGAGCCTGGGCAGGAATTTGTCCCATGTAATTCAGAACTATCTTCTGAAGATGTGGTTCCACTGCCTCCAATCAGGGATCAAGCGAACACAAGTGACTCATCTCAGTTGGCCTCTCACAAATCTTCCTCTGAACCTTCTGAAATAAATGGTGGGAATGATACAGGTTTCAAAGCATCAGAGAAAGGAGCTGCCCCAGATGCAGCACCAACTCTGCAACTTGTGGACAGAACAATCCCAACAGTTGAAAACGTGGGAACCAGCATTTTTGTAACTCCTCAAGAGCCAACTACGGACAGCAACAGCTCTCTGATGTCGGAGGACTTTTCTCCTAAAAGCCAGACAGATGCAGGAGCCTTGTTGGACCATGTTACTACTGAGAATCCTGCCACTGGCCCTGATGCCTTGCTAGCCTCAGATACTTGTCTGGATGTAAGCGAAGCTGCCTTTGACCACAGTCTCAGCGATGCCTCAGGTCTTAACACATCCACAGGAACAATAGATGACATGAGTAAATTGACATTATCAGAGGGCAACCCTGAAACACCAGTTGATGGGGATGCAGGGAAGCAAGATATCTGTTCATCTGAAGCCTCGTGGGGTGATTTTGAATATGATGTCATGGGACAAAATATCGATGAAGAATTAATGAAAGAGCCTGAACATTTTCTCTACGGGGGTGAGCCTCCCCTGGAAGAAGATGCTCTGAAGCAATCGCTGGCACCTTACACTCCTCCCTTTGATTTGTCCTATCTCACAGAACCTACTCTTGAGGTCAAAACAACAGAGGGAGCTGGGTCTCCAGAGGATGAGTCTTTGGGGAGTGATGCAGCCGAGATACTGCTTTCTGCCCTTCCTGATCAGAGAAGCAAGGAAAATCATGCAGAGATCCAAAACAGCCAGCCTGGGCAGCTGGTTGTGCTGCATATCCATGAAGACTCTGAGCCCGTGTCTTTGCCTGCTGGAGTTGAGGCCAACCTTGAGTTGTCTCCATCAAACATTGACTGGGAAGTAGAAACAGACAACTCAGATTCACCAGCAGGTGGAGACGTAGGACCACCAAATGGTAAGAAACACCCTCTtcctccactcccccacccccccctccctgAAACTGCTGCTTTCATGCAATTAACATATTTGTAAACCAAGCTCTTCCTACCTaggtgggaagaaaaaaagaggaactaACTGCATTTGTAATGCATACTTAACCAAGTTCTGCATTGCAGCAGTAATGTCTGCTACTTGTATAATACCTATCTTTGAGAGTgcctgagaaaataaaacagctcgaccaaaaaaaaaaaaaaatcttaaattatctCTCCTCAGATGGATCATTTGCAAAGATCACAAATCACATAATGTGTTAATTCAGCCTTGTTCGCCCCTTCTCGCCTTCATCTTCCACTTCTAGGTGTGAGCAAGGGACTGTCAGAGttggaagaagaaaatgtaattcctatcaaagCGCCTGAGCAGAGAACAGCAGAATGCAGGGAAGAAAGGTACAAAGAGAAGAATGAACATCATATGGATTACATACTTGTAAGCCATGGAGAAGATTCAACCCCAATGCCAGAGGCCAGTGAAGCCAGACAAAACACACCTGAATTAGAAGAGTTTCACACAGGTTCTGAAGACACAGGGCTGCGAGGAACTCAGCTAGCAGGCTTCCCAGGTTCCTGTCAGCCTGCTTccataaatgaaagagaagatcATTCTGTAGAGAAAATGTCTCCCAAAGGGGATAAGAGATCATCTCTCGGGAGCCCTGGGCAAGACCCGAGCTGGATGGTCTTAGACCATATTGAGGTTGGTGATCAGCCATTGGAAGCTAGGAACTCGAGGCTTGGATGCTCTGGCAAGGTCATAGAACTGATCTCTGATTGTGGCTTGGGCAAGGGTCCCCAAATGCAGGTTCTAGGAGGAGAGAAGCCTCTCGAATCTTTAGCACTAGAAGAGGCCCCTGGTCTGGGCAGCCAGTCACAGAAGAGCAAGAGCCGAGGCAGAGCCACCCCAGACGCAGTTATGTATCAGGCTGTCACCCATGACAATGAATGGGAAATGCTTCCACCACACCCTTCTCAGAAAAACAAGATCCATGAAACGGAAATGGAGGAGGAGACAGAGTTTCTTGAGCccaaaacaaggaaactgagaccggACGGGTAAGCCAAAagccaggtttattttattttattttttttcctaaaaatactgTATTAGAATCTGGGGAAATGATGAGTGATTGTGAAATATGAGGAATAACTAGACAATAGGAGCTTTGCTTCTATATATGGCAAAGCATACCATCAGTAAAAGCAGCTGCTAAATAACCATAAAGATCTCGATGCTTTGTGTGTATTTTCAGCCAAAAAAAACCCCTTCAGTTTCCATTCAGAGTCTATACTTATCCTTCCTACTTACACTTACTCCACCTACTCAATACCTATTTTACTCTTAAACAGGCAGTTGAAACCAGAGAAGGGAGGTCACTGACATTTACTCATATAGTGTCAAGCAGTTTGctcacattatctcatttaatatttacaacaaCCCTGAGGTGGTAGGtattattacctttattttccACATACTGGTGGTGGTGCCTGGAATTAGGTAACCAGAGTGAACACTCTGGGGTTTGAAGATTTTTACCTCCAAAGCTAATACTTTTCCAGCAGACACGCTGCCTATCTCACACAAAGGGCAAATCTGGTTTTATGTGGTAGTAGGTAACTTACTAGGAGGTTATGTGATACCTGACTTAGCCTAGGTGATAGCCTAGGAAGGCTAACTAAGGAGACTCCACAGCAGGCTCAAAATCTTAGTGTGAAACATTCACTCTCTGACTGGCTGAAAAATTGGCAAACAACCATCAAACtagtgattcattcattcattcaccatctGGTGTCTGAGAATCTGCTCTGTATGGAGTTTCTGGGTAGCCAGTGGATATATGGCAAGATGTCATGGAACAGGAGGTCATCTCTGCCCTCAAGCTTTCTAGGCCCTGTTAACACCATGAAGGGTTGTTTGTTCCTCTTCATTTGTCCTGATAAAGCCCTCTTGCTCCCAAGGACAAAAGGGCAAATTGTGACAAGTGAAGGGGAAGATTatgtttcctctttaaaatgtaGTGGGAAAGAGATGtctttttcctactcattttggGAGTATAAAGGACGACGCATACCACATACTCACTGTGAGTCAAAGAATCTGGATTCCAGCCTGGCTCTACCATTACTGGTTATGTATTTTGGGATTAACCCGAGACTTAAATTTCTCCATCCATAAAATTGGTGGCTTGGGCTGGAGGATCTCCGGCCTTCCTCACGTTCACATTTGTGCAAGCTTGATCATGTGTGAACAGAGTGTGTCTGGGAGAGCTTTGGTATTCATAAATTACATCTCTCCAGGAAAGGAGTAAGCAAACAAGAAAGAGCAACGAGTATATGAAGGGTTAGTAAAGTGCCATAAAGAGTTAAAAGCTCAAATTCAAGTGCAGCTTCATAAATCCAGACCTTTTCAGTTGGcctaatctttctttcttcctgtcaaGCTATTTCCTTCCAGAGAGACCCCAGATCCGTTATCAGAAAGAGAGTAGCAGATGGATCCCAGCAGCCCTGCTGGCATTGTTATAGATTGAGCTAAGAACTCAGGCATCCTCGAGTTGGCTGAGCTATTGTTTGGCTTCTTGTCTGAATTTTGCACATGCCCCTGCGATCCAACAGATGATACTGTTCAGTTGTGCCACTAGCCCTCTTTCTTCCAATAAGATTTCTTTGCTCACATTTTTCTGCTCAACCCCTGCAGTAATGACAATTTTCTCACAATTAGCGGAGGGCGCTGATTTTCCCACTGGCATTTGTATTACCTTTTGCATGAATAATTTACTCTGAATGTATTCAAAAGGTTCCCTCTGTGCTGGATTTTGAGAGGGGTACGGAGTTGTTGAAAACAGTGATTCTCTAAGTGGGGTCTTAAAACCAGAAGCCCAGGGCGCccggctgactcagttggtaggacactggactcttgatcttggggttgtgacttGAAGCCCCACGCTGGCCATAGAggttactattaaaaaaaaagctaaaaaaaccAGCAGCCCCATTATGACTTGGGTgtttgctagaaatgcaaattgctAATCCTACTccatactcttctttttttttttttttaactttttatttatttatgatagtcacagagagagagagagagaggcagagacacaggcagagggagaagtaggctccatgcagggagcccaacgcaggactcgatcccaggtccccaggatcgcgccctgggccaaaggcaggcgctaaaccgctgcgccacccagggatccctccatacTCTTCTTGAATCAAGACCTCCAGTGGGGTCTAGCCATCTGTGCTTTAACACGAGTAATTCTGATGCATGCTTAAGTTTGAGAACCTCTGGTCTAAAACGTTCTCCCAACTCTCTGGGAGTTTTCAGATTTAGAAGGGAGTTAAACACAGGTTAAAGAGGTAGCTAACAGTGTAACATGTAAATCACGGTAGCTAAAGACCAacgtgtatataaatataaatagctaCCTGTCACGAGTATTTGCCATGAATGGGGTACTAAGCCCTGTGTGTGTACTACGTCACATTACCGTGGCAGGAATTCCACAAGGCAGGACACTGATGTTCAGAAAGTTGAATCACTTGGTCTGGTTTTTAGTTAGAAGGTGAAGAAGCTGGGACTTGAATTTACATCTATGTTCACAGTGTGTGTTCATGCTAGTAAACCAAGAGAGGAGGCATCTGCCTAGGGCACCTTTATGGAGGAGGAACCAGAGGTGGCTTATTATCCACCTGCGATTAGGAGGCAGAGTGCCTAGGGCCCCCAATATTGTAAAGGGCCCATGTGACACTAtgaaatttcttttaacatttaaagaacaaaaatgattATACTCCTGTGtggattatattttcttctaccaATGAAGGTGTAAAATgaagttttggatttttttttttttttaatgaaggaaagAGCCTGTGAAAGTACCAGTGCCTAAGGCCCACTAAAGTCAGAATGTGGCCCTGAGAGGTGTCATTCTAGATGAGCATTAAAGGAAGGTCATAATCTGGAAAGGCAAAGAAGAGGGTAAGAGGTTGGCCAGGCTGTCTAGGGAGAGGGAGATGAAGCAAACCATGGACACAGGAAGATGATCACAGAAGCAATATTAGATAGTCCTATTTTTCTgactaaaaactggaaacatctTCTGACACAGAATTTGGTCataaggcagaaaaaataaaatgaaatttgggCTTCAAAAACAGGAGTAGGCTGATGGTATATGCAATATGACATGCCAGCTACGAATTGGCttcttgccctcccctcccccagctgcacCCCCTCATTCAAGTTCTCACGCTGTTTTGAGAACAGCAaaccatattttcaaaatatcgAGGAAGCCTCCGAAGGTGGCTTTTCTCTTTGTACTTCACTGACTGTCTCTTGTTCACAAAACTTGTCATGGCGTGGGGAGAGAAACTCTCTTTGTTGAGATTTGCAGCACTGTGTTCTGGTTCCTGGGATCAATCTTCCGTCTTCCCAGAGGCTTTGCCAACACCTTGGTCATCCTCCAGCTGTCAACCCACCAGCCCAGGATCACATACCAACTCTTGAGACAGTGGTGGCTACGCCTGATCGTCTCATTGTGGTCACAGAGAACACCATCTGCACAGTAATCTGCACCACACATAATTGCCTTAAAATCAAGAACCATTTGTAGGCTTATTTTAAAGAAGGCGTGGTTGCAAGAATGTCATGTGAAAAAAAGGGTCATTTGTTTCCGTactagtcagggttctccagagaaacagagccaataAAAGCAATAGATCTCCATCTATCTACTgatccagaggaagagagaaagagagagagagagagaagtgattttaaggaattggaaTTGGCTCACCCAGGTATAAgggctggcaagtctgaaatctagGATAGGCCAGTGGGCTAGAAACTCAAGCAAGAGTTGTTGCAGTCTTGAGTCTGAATTCTGCAGGACAGCGGgctggaaactgaggcagagtcTCTGTGTTGCAGACTTGAGgagagttctttctttttcaggcaGCTCCAGACCTTGATCCTAAGGCCTTTAACTGATTAGTCCAGATCCTCCATTCTCACCTCCCACATTCTGGAGGATAATCTGTCTTACTCCAAGACTGCCGATCTCAGTGCTAATCACGTGTAAATAACACcatcacagcaacatctagactggtgttGGACCAAATAACTGGGCACCACAGCCTAGCCAAGttacaaataatattaataatcgTAGGTTATATTCAAAAAGCTTGAACTAGCTACATGCTAGGTGAATGTGAAACCATTAACATTTGTAAACTCACCACCATCTAAATGATATAAAAAGTAGGTTGATCCATATACA contains:
- the PRUNE2 gene encoding protein prune homolog 2 isoform X1; this translates as MEEFLQRAKSKLNRSKRLEKVHVVIGHKSCDLDSLISAFTYAYFLDKVSPPGVLCLPVLNIPRTEFNYFAETRFILEELNISESFHIFRDEINLHQLNDEGKLSITLVGSNVLASEDNSLESAVVKVINPVEQSDGGLEFGESSSSLVVKEILQEAPELITEQLAHLLRGSILFKWMTMESENISEKQEEILSILEEKFPSLPPREDIINVLQETQFSAQGLSIEQMMLKDLKELSDGEIKVAISTVSMTLENCMFHSNISSGLKAFADKFGFDVLILLASYLSEEEQPRRQIAVYSQNLELCSQICCELEECQHPCLELEPFECGCDEILVYQQENPLVTCDQVVLLVKEVINRRCPEMVSNSRTSSTEAVAGSAPLSQGSSGIMELYGSDVEPQPSSVNFIENPPDLSDSNQAQVDMNVDLVSPDSGLATIRSSRSSKESSVFLSDDSPVGEGAGPHHSLLPGFDSYSPIPEGAVAEEHARSGEHSESFDLFNFDQAPMVSGQSQPSSHSADYSPADDFFPNSDSSEGQPPTRPKEINGIGMDLSNYSPSSLLSGAGKDNLVEFDEEFGQRQESPQNHSERNLSLTGFVGEKSPSPERLKNIGKRVPPTPMNSFVESSPSTEEPALLYPENVTPKAVDAGHIGPPQTRARCSSWWGGLEIDSKNIVDAWSSSEQESVFQSPESWKDHKPSPVDRRASDSIFQPKSLEFPKSSPWESEFGQPGLDSNNIQDQNEDNLQFQNVPTEKSNLPNSPQGTNHLIEDFAALWHSDRSPTAMPEPWGNPTEDGTPASTVSFPAWSAFGKEDSTKALTNTWNLHPTSGETPSVRDPSEWAMAKSGFSFPSEDNSPSEGNNEVAPEIWGRKNHDPRDSILISGNPTSDLDHAWNSSKPSQEDQNGLVDPNIRGKVYEKVDSWNLFEEGIKKGGSDVLAPWEDSFLYKCSDYSASNMGEDSVPSPLDTNYSTSDSYTSPTFAGDEKETENKPFAEEGGLESKDANSATGETEMPPQSPQQPARNRIGSDPGNLEMWGSPDTENNPQINVTHNLDKDLLETEPTDDKNISLEDDIGESSLSSYDDPSMMQLYNETNRQLTLLHSSTNSRQAVPDSLDLWNRVILEDTQSTATISDVDNDLDWDDCSAGVAISSEGQAQGYMAQGTEPETRFSVRQLEPWGVEYQEASQADWELPASSEHIKDPPANEYHTLNEKSGQLIANNIWDSVMRDNDMSSLMLSGQSYVTDSEQHTSLPETPSSSEKIKDSYIPEVLEASEANESGALDPDKQEMGRGTPPNDAVSLATNLENPGHFAPSDPWKGPSYGQSESEGKAHGAAARECLSEEMLDRASGIPEKGQSDQECSSPISSQHQDICDESGKIISLSDTSSPQTEKPQEVSEHKKGSYNPDPCDVHTEVSTNNPQAKEICEKHLMYHGNSGETTEISDSFNLTRNLSLPEMDLEKTEECNILEPGSLNQEPPHECPQSLDIWDGSIDSDLQVNLPSSEIPKNLEVKSTENSAPGANLSGNYHRDSISSEYSHSSASSPGLNDSSSALPSWDQGPNVGHQKQNQDDWSKQNHQESALITTDSQVGVMTEMKDVEKNRIDRLEKNLDHKLPKFLEIWNDSVDGDSFSSLSSPETGKCSEYSDAYQERNLVVSQQEKNEQDISKTLQPEDARFMSTSSGSDDESIDDEESVDKEVHLGTCQAVQSETRAWDSLNEPSKFLATADPNSDEFSTYGGGSEPTENKSTPLCENQQSSPDHWNFSPLKETELQITEVDKETRSPETGKTGDILWQISPLSESKNENPSKLEMLGFSAESTEWWNASLQGGRPIQSAFERELPSSGSVLEMSSSVYQTMSPWGVPIQGDSEPVESQGTSPFTEEHQSPFLDGNDKNSHEQLWNIQPRQPDPEADQLSQLVILDHVKEKDSGEETFVSSAGQELTSETPTQEQQCQNTVMSIWDQSGPTFTHTDENGCVIANVSTVECQETKWWKEGKSYPGEIMNSSVASEDFPTVNSPTQLIKKSDSEWDVSTPSEGPQGTFVPDILHGNFQEGGQLASASPDLWMDAKQPFSVKADGENPDILTHCDHDSYSQASNSPDICHDYEAKQETEQHIRARVGPKGEASELYVTEPEMDEEPNQEPGQEFVPCNSELSSEDVVPLPPIRDQANTSDSSQLASHKSSSEPSEINGGNDTGFKASEKGAAPDAAPTLQLVDRTIPTVENVGTSIFVTPQEPTTDSNSSLMSEDFSPKSQTDAGALLDHVTTENPATGPDALLASDTCLDVSEAAFDHSLSDASGLNTSTGTIDDMSKLTLSEGNPETPVDGDAGKQDICSSEASWGDFEYDVMGQNIDEELMKEPEHFLYGGEPPLEEDALKQSLAPYTPPFDLSYLTEPTLEVKTTEGAGSPEDESLGSDAAEILLSALPDQRSKENHAEIQNSQPGQLVVLHIHEDSEPVSLPAGVEANLELSPSNIDWEVETDNSDSPAGGDVGPPNGVSKGLSELEEENVIPIKAPEQRTAECREERYKEKNEHHMDYILVSHGEDSTPMPEASEARQNTPELEEFHTGSEDTGLRGTQLAGFPGSCQPASINEREDHSVEKMSPKGDKRSSLGSPGQDPSWMVLDHIEVGDQPLEARNSRLGCSGKVIELISDCGLGKGPQMQVLGGEKPLESLALEEAPGLGSQSQKSKSRGRATPDAVMYQAVTHDNEWEMLPPHPSQKNKIHETEMEEETEFLEPKTRKLRPDGLPSEDVGMDISFEEGMPSPSAADMRPEPPNSLDLSDAHPRRIKLTAPNINLSLDQSEGSVLSDDNLDSPDEIDINVDELDTPDEADSFEYTGHEVSTSNKDSGQESESIPEYTAEEEREDNRLWRTVVIGEQEQRIDMKVIEPYRRVISHGGYYGDGLNAIIVFAACFLPDSSRADYHYVMENLFLYVISTLELMVAEDYMIVYLNGATPRRKMPGLGWMKKCYQMIDRRLRKNLKSFIIVHPSWFIRTILAVTRPFISSKFSSKIKYVNSLSELSGLIPMDCIHIPESIIKLDEELREASEAAKTSCLYNDPEMSSMEKDIDLKLKGKP